A segment of the Spirochaetota bacterium genome:
TAGCGTGGGCGGCATCGCCGACGGAAGGACTATGGCGGCCGCCTTCACCCTGGGCGCGGAAGGCGTCATGATGGCGAGCCGGTTTATGGCCACGAAGGAATGCCTTGTTCATGAGCGCATCAAGCAGGAGATTCTCAAGCGCCAGGAATTCGAAACAACGCTTATCTGCAAGACACTGGGATTGCAGGGACGGGCGCTTCGTAATAAAACGGTGGAGCAGGTCCTCGATCTCGAGTCAAAGAGCTGCGGCTTCGAGGATCTCATCCCCCTCATTTCCGGGAAACGGGTGAAGGAGGCATGGGAAAACGGCGATGTCGATGTTGCGCCCATGATGGTGGGCCAGTCGATAGGGCTTATCAAAGATATCCCCACATGTAAGGAATTGCTCGATCGCATGGTTCGCGAGGCGAAGGAGCATCTCGCCCGCCTGCAGCGTATGCTGTAGAACTCAACGAACGGCATGTTGTAAAAGGGGGCGGATATCCGCTCCTTTTTTTATAGGGGCTGATAACTCGCTTCAGTTGACGCTTTATTGTGCCGAACAGGGAAGTGATGGGAAACAGGGCTCATAATTTCGCCGATACGCACATACTCGTCGCCGAATGCGAAAGGATAATCGCGCTCGACCTGAGGGGAATGCTCAACCGCATGGGATACGCCACGATAGAGCACGCCTATTCAAGCGAAGAGGCGCTGATAAAGATCAGGAACCAGAAACCCGATGTACTTATAATGGATGAGCTTATAGACGGGCACTCCCACGGAGGCGAGCTGGGCAAATCCATCGCGCGCAATTTTAAAATTCCCGTCATGCTGCTCACGGCTTCCCTGGATGAAAGCCGGCATCACGCGCGGATGCGCAATGTGCGCCTGGTCCACAAACCGTTTGGGGAAAAAGAGATTCTCGCTTCGCTCAAATCAATTTTGAAGAACAAATGACCTTTCCTCCGGCCTTTTCGGCTTTCCTTCCATATTTGTAAAAATGATTTGCTTTCCAGGGCATCGCGCGCTACGCAGGGTTTTCCAACGCGTGGAGGCAGGAAAATGAGCCGTGTCGTGAATTCCCCATGGATGCCCGCCTATGACAGGCGGTAAACCTGTTTCGCCGGGCGGCCGGCCGAACACGCTCTTCTCGGAGGATACGGAGCTCAAGCGCGAGCTTGGCCTCACGGAAACCGTATCCATCGTCATAGGAAGAATAATCGGCTCAGGAATATTCCGTACCCCCGGCATCATCATGGCCTGCACGCTCTCCACGGGGCTTTTCGGCCTCGTGTGGCTGGTTGGAGGGATCATCACCATTTTCGGAGCCATGAGTTACGCAGAGCTTGTGGCGATGATACCCAAATCGGGCGGACCGTATGTCTTTTTACGCGAGGCGTACAACCCCATCTGGGCATTTTTGCGCGGGTGGGCCATGTTTTTCGTCGCCGAAACCGGCTCCATCGCCGCGGTAGCCCTCGTCTTCGCGGAGCATACCGGCGCCCTGATCAGAATAAGCACGGGAGAGGGGCTCTCGGGGACTGGTATCCTGGCAGTGGCATGCGCGACGATCTGGGTGCTCACCCTGGTGAACTGCTTCGGCGTGTTTTTAAGCGGCGTGGTCCAGGACGTGTTCAGTTTCGTGAAGGTCCTCGCGCTGGGTGCCGTGATCGGGACCTGCTTCACCGCGCCCGGCGATTTTGCCCACTTTAGCGCTCCCCTGTGGCCCGAACAATTCACCTGGGGAACGCTCCTCGCGTTCGGGACGGCGATGCGCTATTCCTTTTTCGCCTACAGCGGATGGGAAGGCGCTACCTACGTCGCGGAAGAGGTAAAGAATCCCCGGCGCAACCTGCCGATTTCGCTTTTCGTGGGAATATCCGGTGTGTTCATTCTTTATATAGGCGCGAATTCCGCGTACCTGTACCAGCTTCCCGTCGAACAATTCAAGGAATCGAGCTGGATCGCCGTGGACGCGATTCAAATGGCCGCGGGCGCCCTTGGCGGGGCGCTCATATCCGGGGCGGTGATGCTGAACACGTTTGGAAACGTAGGTACGCAGATCCTGTGCAAGGCGCGCACCTGGCAGGCGATGGCCTCCGACGGCCTCTTCTTTAAAAAGCTCTCGGAGATCCATCCTCGCTACAAGACGCCCAACTATTCACTTATCTTCCAGGGGGCCTGGGCGACGGTGCTTCTCGCGTTCGCCGCCGCCGAGAAAAACTCCTACGAGGCGATCATCGATTTTTTCACCGTTACGGGAACCGTCTTCAACATCATGACCTTCGCCTCGGTATTCATACTAAGAAAAAAATATCCGGACGCGCCGCGCCCCTACAAGGCATGGCTGTATCCGTACAGCGTCGTCGCCGTGATAGTGTTTCACCTGGCGTACCTGGCGATCACCCTCATCACGGCGTTTGTTCCATCGATGCTCGGGCTCCTGCTCACGTCGTCGGGACTCCTGTATTATTACCGGGAAAAGATTTTCCGGCGTGCGGCAAAAACCGGTGCGGGGAACGGCTGATGGAGAATCGGACCCCCCCAACAATGAAAGAACGCGCGCGATCGATGGATCGATTTCTCTCCGATTCGCTCCCGGGCTACCTGCGGGTGCTTTCCGACATGATCGCGATTAATTCGCATACCATGAACGCGGCGGGCGTGAACAGGCTTTGCGATTATACCCGCGCCGTGTTCGAGAAGCGCGGCTTCACGGGAAGGAAAATTAGCTCGGTATATAAAGGATGCGGCAACCACCTGCTCCTTTCCAGGGCCGGTACTTCGCCGGAGAAGATAGGCTGCGTTTCCCACCTCGATACCGTGTTCACCGCAGAGGAGGAAGTGCGCAACGGCTTCGTCTTCAGAATAGCCGGGGACCGCATATACGGTCCGGGCGCCAATGACATCAAGGGCGGCACTGCGGTGATGCTCATGATGATCGACGCCTTGAGGCGTTTCGCACCCGATGCATTCGAACGTTTTTCATGGGAGCTTCTCTTCGATGCGACGGAGGAAACGGAATCCGACGACTTCGGGGCGATCGCGAGGGAGGCGCTGGGAACGACCGGCAGGGCATGCCTCGTCTTCGAGAGCGGGGAGCACGCGGAAAACGAATTCATTTTGACCGCCGCGCGCAAGGGAAGGGCCGTCATGCGGGTAACCACTTCAGGGAAAAGTGCCCACGCGGGAAGCGATCATGCGCGCGGTGCGAGCGCGATCCTCCAGATGGCCGACCTGCTTCCGAAACTGGAAGCGCTTACCGACTATGCCGCGGGGCTTACCTGCACCGTAGGGACGGTAGAGGGGGGGACTGCGCTCAACAGGGTTCCCGACAGCTGCGATGCCGGGATGGAGATCCGCGCGTTCGACCCGGCGGTTCTTTCCGGGGCGGTCGAAAAAGCACTTTCATATAATGGGTATTCGACCGTGGGGAGCGCGGACGGATCGTTCCGCTGCGTCGCGCGCGTCGAGCTGCTCCGGACGAACCCCTCGTGGCCCATGAATCCCGGCACCGGTTCACTCGTTGCGGCATGGTCCAGGGCGGCAGCAGTAATGGGGAAGGGAATTCTCGCCGCGCCCCGGGGTGGGATCAGCGATGGAAATTTATTGTGGGATACTCTCCCGGTTATCGACGGCCTGGGACCGGCAGGTGATAATTGCCATTGCGCGGAATCGACCGCCGACGGCTTAAAGGAACAGGAATACGCGCTCATGTCCTCGTTCGTGCCGAAGGCGGTCTTGAGCGCGCTCGCCTTATGCGAGCTTGCGCGGAAGGATGACGGTACGGACGGGGGGATGCATGATGCGGGTTGATAGTATGAGCGACGGCGTCCGCGCGCGCCTCATGCTGGTGTGTGCGGCGGTTCTCTGGAGTACCGGCGGCATTTTCATCAAGATGATCGATCTGCATCCCATGTCCATCGCGGGATGGCGCAGCCTCATTGCCGCGATTACCCTTCTCCTGCTGGTGGGAAAACCGAAGATCACCTGGTCGTTGCCGCAAATGGGGGGCGGGATCGCCTACGTGGGGACGGTCATCCTGTTCGTCATCTCGAACAAGCTAACAACCGCGGCCAACGCGATCATACTTCAGTACACCGCCCCGATCTACGTAGCCCTCTTGGGCATAATAATACTAAAAGAAAAAGTCGGCCTGCGGGGATGGCTCACCATGGCGCTCGCCCTGTGCGGCGTGGCGATGTTTTTCGGCGACAAGATCGACGCGGGGGGACAGCTGGGCAATATCCTGTCGGTGGTGAGCGGCCTTTCGCTGGCATTCCTCATAATCGCGCTCAGGTACCAGAAAAGCGGTTCGCCGGCTGAAACCATACTGGTGGGCAATGTGATCACCGCGCTGGTATGCCTGCCGTTCATGGGCGCGCAGATTCCGAATGCCCGCATGGCGATTCCCCTCGTGCTCCTGGGAACGCTGCAGCTGGGCCTGGCCTATTACCTGTACGCGAACGCTATAAAATACGTACCCGCGCTTGAAGCGATAATAATTCCGATCATCGAGCCCATACTCAATCCGCTCTGGGTTTTCATTTTCATGGGGGAGCGTCCCGGCGCATGGTCCCTCGCGGGCGGGGGGGTGGTGCTGGTTTCCGTTACCGCCTACTGCATCCTGACGCGGGTCAACGGCTCGCCGGCGCTCCGGGACGACACCGCCCCGACGGGCTAGCGACCCAGGAAGTTGCCGTTCCAGACCGCGGGCATGACGAGCCCTTCACGCGTGGTGTAGGTGCCCATGCCTTCGCTGGCGCCGTTTTTCCACTGCCCGCGAAACTTGTCACCGTTGGGAAGCGTCACCGTCCCGTTCCCGTGCGGGTATCCGTTTTCCCATTGCCCCTGGTAAGTCAAACCGTCCGACTTCGAATATACGCCATCGCCGTGCCGCTTGCCCTTGGCCCAGTCGCCGTCATATTTGTCGCCGTTCGACCAGGTCATGACCCCCTTGCCGTTCGGGGCGTCATCTTTCCATGCGCCGGCGTATCTGGCCCCATCCACCCATACATACGTGCCTTCTCCGTTGGTGCAATCGCCCTTTTCGCAATCCGCGAACGCGGGGAGAAGGCCGCTGGCTGCAAGTAGGAGGATTAATATCGAAACCGTGATTTTCATGCCGGACCGCTGATGTTTTTATATTTATGATGATACTGATAAAACCAACGCACAGCAAGCGCTTTTTCACAAGTCATTTTTACCTGTAGCAGAGGGGCAACCAGGGGTTTATCCCGGCACGAAACGCACACCCCCACAGGGATGACCGCCAGGAATGCAGATACACTACGTATTTGATCGTGCCTCATATCCCGTCAGCAGTGCCTTTCCCCCGGCCGGATCACGCCTGCGTAATCCAAAAAACGAACGTTCGTTCGTAAAAAATGTTGACAGATTTTCGCCGATATTGCATCCTACTCAAAGGATGCCGGTGTGAATGGCGTGAACGCGATTAATGAGATATACCGACCGGAACGCAACCGGATGCGGAAGGGGAATAACTCCCCCACAGCAGCCGGCTGCAATGACCGATACGCGAATCGGTCAAAATCCCGCCTATAACGGCACAATAACCAGGTAAGGGGGGCGCTATGGACTTTGGAATATCCGATAAAATGCAGACCATCCTCACAATGATCAACGAGTTCGTCGACCGAGAGCTCATCCCGCTCGAACACCAGTTCGTCAACGCGGAGTTCCGCGACATGGTGGGGTTGCTCGCCGAGAAGCGTAAGATGGTCAAGCAGATGGAGCTCTGGGGACCCAATATACCGGCGGACCTGGGCGGCATGGGACTTCCGCTCGTGGAGCACGGACTCGTGTCCGAGGCGCTGGGCCGCTCTCCCCTGGGCCATTACGTATTCGGATGTCAGGCGCCCGATGCCGGGAACATAGAAATCCTGCATCAGCACGGCACAAAAGAGCAAAAGGAGAAATACCTCAAGCCTCTCGCGGCGGGGGACATCCGCAGTTGCTTTTCGATGACCGAGGTCAACATGCCCGGCTCAAACCCGGTGATGATGGAGACGACCGCGGTGAAGGAAGGGGGCGATTACATTATAAACGGGCAGAAATGGTACACATCGAGCGCGGACGGGTCGAAATTCGCCATCGTTATGGCGGTGACCAATCCGGAGGCGCCCCTGTACCAGCAGGCGAGCATGATCATCGTTCCCACCGATACGCCCGGGTTCAACCTGGTGCGCAACATTCCGGTCATGGGCCATTCGGGGAGCGATTACGCGAGTCATGGGGAAATACTCTACCAGTCCTGCAGGGTGCCGCAGGCGAACCTCCTGGGCAAGGAGGGCATGGGCTTTATCATCGCCCAGGACCGCCTGGGACCGGGACGCATCCATCACTGCATGCGCTGGATCGGAATCTGCAACCGGTCGTTCGACCTCATGTGCCGGCGCGCGAGCGAACGAAAGATCACGCCCGACGGCAAGACCCTGGCCACGCGGCAGATAATACAGTCCTGGATCTCGGAATCGGCGGCGGAGATCCATGCGGCGCGCCTCATGACGCTGCACGCCGCATGGAAGATCGACAACCTGGGGGCGAAGGAGGCGCGGGACGAGATCGCGCTCATCAAGTTCGTAGTCGCGAACACCATGCAGCGCGTGGTGGACAGGGCGCTACAGGTGCATGGGGGCCTGGGCATGACCGACGACACGATCATCGCGTACTTTTTCAGGCATGAGCGCGCGGCGCGCATATACGACGGTGCGGACGAGGTTCACAAGTCATCATTCGCCCGCCGCTACCTGAACAAGTACCAGAAATAAACGGAAAATCCCGGGGAACCCGACGACACTCCGGGAGCGACGATTAACGCGCATTGGAGAATGCAATGGCCAGGATCGATGAACCCACCGCGGCGTATACGGGTGAAGAATTCGATATTGAAAGGGTGAGGGGCCTCCTCCGGGAGGCGGTGCCCGGTTTGGAAGAACCCATGACCGTCACCCGATTCGCCTCAGGCTATTCCAATCTCACCTTCCTGTTGAAATCGGGAGGGCGGGAAATGGTTCTTCGAAGACCGCCGCGGGGGAAGAAGCCCAAGTCGGGTCACGACATGGCACGCGAGTTCAGGGTGCTCAAGGTGCTCAAACCGCATTTCCGCTACTGTCCTGAACCGGTGCTCTTTTGCGACGACCTGTCGGTTATGGACTCACCGTTTTACGTGATGGAGCGCATCAGGGGAACCATCCTCAGGAGAAACCTTCCCGAGGACCTTATGCTCACGCCCGCAAACGCCCGGGCGCTCTCGGCGAACCTGATCAAGGTGCTCTGTGAGCTTCATGCGCTCGATTACCGTGAGATCGGTTTCGAGGATTTCGGCAAACCCCAGGGATACGTGAAGCGGCAGGTCGACGGATGGTGCGCCCGCTACCGTGACGCGCGCACGCCCGACGCGCCTGATTTCGAGACGGTGATGCGCTGGCTCCAGGAAAAGATGCCCCCGGATTCGCCGCGGCCGTCGCTGATACACAACGACTACAAGTTCGATAACGTGGTGCTGGACGAACACGACCCGCTTAACATAATTGGGGTTCTCGACTGGGAGATGGCGACTATAGGCGACCCGCTCATGGACCTGGGGAATTCGCTGGCGTACTGGGTCGAGCCGGGTGATTCCGAGGAGCTCCAGTTCGCGCGGATGATGGCCACGAACGTGGAGGGGATGCTCTCGCGCCGCGAGCAGGCCGAGCTGTACGCCGGCACGATGGGCGTGGACGCGGGGAACATCGATTACTACTACTGCTTCGGAATATTCCGACTCGCGGTCATCGCGCAGCAGATCTATTACCGGTTTTACCATGGGCAGTCGAAGGACGAACGATTCAGGATGCTCATCTTCAGTGTGAAGATCGGGGAAAACACGGCGCTCAGGATAATCGGTGAATCGGGGCTCTAGATGTAAAGAATGGATCGAACCATACGAGTGCCGGCAGGCGGCAGCATGGTAAAGGCATACATAATTATTGCAGGAGGCACGCCATGAAAATTGAAGACGTTAAGAAGGTGCTTATAATTGGCGCAGGGACAATGGGACAGCAGATAAGCGTTCCGTGCGCCCTTGGCGGATACGAGGTCGTCATATACGACATCAAGGAGGAGATGCTCCAGACCGCCCGGAGGAGGATCCAGAACATTTTCAAGGGCAGCGTCGACTGGAAAAAGATTACCCAGGCCGAGAGCGACGCCGCGTTCGCGCGGATATCCTATACGACCGACGCCACGCACGCGGCGGCGAACGCCGACCTCGTAAGCGAATCAGTGCCCGAGGACCCCGCGCTCAAGGGAAAGGTGTTCGCGCAATTCAATGCACTCTGCCCCGAACGAACGGTTTTCACCACGAACACGTCCACTCTGCTCCCCTCGTACATTGCGGCACAGACGGGACGACCCGAAAGGTTTCTCGCCTACCATTTTCACGACACGAGGATGACGAACGTCGTCGATATCATGCCGCACCCCGGAACCTCACCCGAGACAATCGAGCTCGTGAAGGCCTTTGCGGAACGCACCGGCCAGCTCCCGATCATGCTCACGAAAGAAAACCACGGGTACGTGTTCAACGCGATGCTCTCGGCGCTCTTCTTCTCCGCGCAAAGCCTTGCGGCCAACGAGGTGGCTTCGGTGGAAGATATCGACAGGGCCTGGATGGGTGTGACGCATATGATGATAGGGCCCTTCGGGATCATGGACAGCGTAGGCCTCGATACCGTATGGCACATAACTAATTTCTGGGCGCAGAAAAATAAGGACCCCCAGGCGCTGCGCAACGCCGATCTCGTTAAAAAATATGTCGACCAGGGACGGCTGGGACAGAAACGCAAGCAGGGCTTCTACGAATATCCCAACCCTGCGTTCAGCAGGCCCGGGTTTCTCAAGGGAGAGAATTAAAGAAATCGCCTACCAATATCACAACAACTGCCTCAGGAGGCCCCCTAAATCCCCCGGAGGGGGACTTAAGCAATCGGCAGAATATGCAGGCAGGGGATTTTATTCATTTAAACCAAGAGGAAACGCATGTACGAAAACATCGAGATAAGGGCCGGGTCGCGCGCTATCGAACTCGTCCGCGACGGCGGCTTCAAGGCTGATACTGTAAAAATCGTCGCCGGCGCGTCGGGAGGGCCCAAGTGGCTCGTGCTCGCGGGATTCGACAAGATACTCCCGTCGATGTTCGCGCGGAGAAAGAAGCCGCTCCATCTCGTCGGCTCGTCGATTGGGGCGTGGCGCCTGGCGGCCCTTGCCTCGAAAAACCCCGAAAAGGCGATGCGCACGTTCGAAGACATGTACGTGAATCAGCGCTACGCGCGGCGCCCCACGGCCGTGGAGGTGACTGCGGAATCGCAGAAAATCATGGAAGCCTACCTTGGCGGGCAGGAGGGAAGCATCCTGAGCAATCCCGTTATGCGGCTCTCGGTGATCACGGTCAGGGCGAAAGGAATTGGGGCGAGCGATCTCCGGCTTCCCCTTTCGCTTTGTCTCGCGGGCGCGGCGCTTGGGAACCTTGCGCATCGTTCGCTGCTGAGTTATTTTTACGAGCGCTCGATATTCTCCGACCCGCGGGAGGCGGCGCCGTTCGCGCCCATGAACGATTTCCCGCCCGTTCACATACCCCTCACCGCGCTGAATATACGCGAGGCGATCATGGCCTCCGGCTCCATACCACTCGTGATGAGCGGCATACACGGCATCAAGGGTGCGCCCGGGGGGACCTACAGGGACGGTGGCATTATCGACTACCATCTCGACATGCCCTTCGCCGCGGGGCCGGAGGACCTGGTATTCTATCCTCACTTCTACCCGTACATCATTCCCGGGTGGTTCGACAAGTCGCTACCCCGGAGGAAACCCTCCGGAGCGAACATGTCAAACGTTCTGCTCGTGTCCCCCTCGAAAAGTTTCGTAGACTCCCTCCCCGGTAAAAAGATTCCCGATCGTGACGATTTTATGCTCTTCCGGGGACGGGACGACGAGCGCGTCGCGTGCTGGAAGAAGGTGGCATCTGCTAGCCGCAGGGTCGCCGATGAATTCATGGAAGCGGGTGGGAACGGCAAAATACGCGATCTCGTGAAGCCGATCGATTGCCGCTGACCCCATTTCCGTTAATCTGCCACCATAGAAAAAAGTTGAATTATTCGCCTCGGCATTGTAGTCTCTGCCTGAGTGATACAGGCCACATAAACCAACGATGGCGGTAGACCCATGGGAATTTTTGGACCTAATTTCAAAAAGCTTGTGGAAAAAAACGATACGCAGGGGCTCATAAACCTGCTCTCCTCGAAAAACCCGGACACGCGCATAAGCGCCATGCTCACGCTGGCCAAGACAAGCGACACTGCGGCCCTCGATGCGATGAAAAAGCTCCTCCATGACCAGGATCCGCGCGTGCGAACGGTCGCCACGCTGAAATTCGGCGAGGTGAATATCCAGGAAATGGTCGAGAACCTGGAGCAGATACTCAGGGACGGCTCCCCGGGCGACAAGATCGAGGCGCTGCACCTTATCGGCTCCCGGGGGGTGAGCGACCAGAGGCTCTCTGCGGTGCTCGCGGCTTCAATCGAGGACAAGAACCTGTCCGTGCGGCTGGCGGCGATAAAGACGCTGGGAATGCTCAAGGATGTTCATGTCGTGGAAAAGCTCATAACCTGCCTGGAACGCGAGCATATTCATATTCGCGTGGAGGCCATACATGCGCTGGGCGAGATCAGGGACGCGCGGGCGGTGAACCCGCTCATCGGGGCGTATATGGATAAATATCCCGAGGTGCGGGCCGCGGCGCGCGCAGCCCTCGAGCGTATCGGCACCGCGGAAGCGCTCAAGGCGCTCAACGATTCGCAATTCACCATGCTCGTCAGGAAAATGGAGGGCAATGAGCACGACCGCATGGAGACGGCCGCGCGCATCGGCCACCTGGGCCTTAAGGAGGCGCTCCCCCTCCTCGTCAGGGCCAGTGCGGACAAGTACAAGGAGGTGCGCATCGCAGCCGTAAAATCTATCGGAACCCTCAAGGAACAGGACGGGATAGATGCGCTGGTAAAGCTCCTGGATGACAAATTTTACGATGTACGCCTCGAGGTGGTGAAGGCGCTCGAACATATACCTTCACCCAGGTCGCTGGAAGGGCTCGAGGCCGCGGCGCGCGACAGGAACGAGTCGGTGAAGGTCGAGGCGGAGCGGGCCGTACAGGCTATGAAGACGCGGCTGGGGATGTGAGTCGGCGGAATAAACAGATAAGCGTGGGGCGTATGAAAAAACTTTATATCATTGCGGGCGTACTGCTGTGCGCCCTTGTCATCGTGCCGGTGATCGCCGGGATCGTGAGCGGGGACAGGATCGAGATTCCCTCCTCCTTCAAGGGGAATTATATAACGGTCCAGGGAGAAAAGATCCGCTGCTACCAGCACGGGAAGGGGCCGGACCTCCTTCTCATACACGGACTTCCGGGCTGCATCGAGGACTGGGACCCGGTATTCGACTCGCTTGCGGCAAGGTATCGCGTAACGGCATATGACCGGCCGGGGCACGGGTTCAGCAGCGCCCTCAAGCTTGAATACACCATTCAGGATAACGCCCGCTTCGCGCGCGGCGTTATCAACGGCATGGGATTGAAAAACGTGATCGTCGTGGGGCATTCGTACGGCGGGGGGATCGCGCTCGCCCTGGCGTCGCTCGACCCCGCGGGCATAAAGGCGTTCATTTCGATTGCGGGCGTCTGCAGGGCGATCGACGGCGTCGATCCCGTGTTCTACCTGAACAGGATACCCATCCTTGGCCGTGGTTTCGCGGCGCTCGCCGCGCGACTGTTGGGAAAGGGAATGGTCGAGGAAGGATTCGGGGACGCGTTCTATCCCAACGGATCGTTGATGACCGCCGACTTCCTGGTTAAACGCATGACGGTCTTCCTGCAGACAAAGGTGATCGTTACGACCTCCCAGGAGGAGACGCGCTTTAGCGAAAGCGTCGAGGAACTCGCTCGCTCCTATAAATACATCATGAAACCCGTTACGGTCATTCATGGGGAATCGGACAGGCTCGTGCCGTTCGAGGATTCGGTATGGCTGCAGAAAACCGTCCCCCCGGTGAAACTTATCCCGCTGAAAAACACGGGGCACATGGTGCAGTACGCGCACCCGGAGATCGTGATCGGGGCGGTGGACGCCCTCAGCAGGTGAAGCGGCGACTCGCATTTTCAAATTCACATAACGCGCGCGATAAAAACCGGGCGAATTTCAAAACCATATTGACAATTTGATTGCAATGATACACGATTGACCATGCCCCGTACGAACGTAGCGCCCTTTAATAAATACATTCACACGGATGCCGCCCTGATCGCGCCTGTAGTCCGGGAAGCGATTGAATACCTCCGCAGCTTAAAGGAACAGGGGGCCGCGCTTCGGGTCGATGAATATTATTACGCCCTTTCACTGGACGAGGCGCTCACGAACGCGGTCCAGCACGGAAACATGAACGATGCGGGCAAGAAGGTCCATCTCACGATTGTTCTACGGCGGTCATCGCTGGATATAGTTGTAACGGACGAGGGCGACGGCTATGATCCCGAGGCCGTGCCCGATCCCCGCCGGCCCGAATGTTTTTTCAAGCGCAATGGGAGGGGAATACACATTTTGAAAAACGTCGCGTGCGTGGAGTGGAACAGGAAGGGAAATGCCGTGACGATTCGGTTTTAAGGCGGCTGCGCGGTAAGTTGGTGGATGACGGGGATCGAACCCGCAACAACTGGAACCACAATCCAGGGCTCTACCATTGAGCTACACCCACCGAAGACTTTTCCCGTGTCCGGCGGCAAA
Coding sequences within it:
- a CDS encoding patatin-like phospholipase family protein; amino-acid sequence: MYENIEIRAGSRAIELVRDGGFKADTVKIVAGASGGPKWLVLAGFDKILPSMFARRKKPLHLVGSSIGAWRLAALASKNPEKAMRTFEDMYVNQRYARRPTAVEVTAESQKIMEAYLGGQEGSILSNPVMRLSVITVRAKGIGASDLRLPLSLCLAGAALGNLAHRSLLSYFYERSIFSDPREAAPFAPMNDFPPVHIPLTALNIREAIMASGSIPLVMSGIHGIKGAPGGTYRDGGIIDYHLDMPFAAGPEDLVFYPHFYPYIIPGWFDKSLPRRKPSGANMSNVLLVSPSKSFVDSLPGKKIPDRDDFMLFRGRDDERVACWKKVASASRRVADEFMEAGGNGKIRDLVKPIDCR
- a CDS encoding HEAT repeat domain-containing protein → MGIFGPNFKKLVEKNDTQGLINLLSSKNPDTRISAMLTLAKTSDTAALDAMKKLLHDQDPRVRTVATLKFGEVNIQEMVENLEQILRDGSPGDKIEALHLIGSRGVSDQRLSAVLAASIEDKNLSVRLAAIKTLGMLKDVHVVEKLITCLEREHIHIRVEAIHALGEIRDARAVNPLIGAYMDKYPEVRAAARAALERIGTAEALKALNDSQFTMLVRKMEGNEHDRMETAARIGHLGLKEALPLLVRASADKYKEVRIAAVKSIGTLKEQDGIDALVKLLDDKFYDVRLEVVKALEHIPSPRSLEGLEAAARDRNESVKVEAERAVQAMKTRLGM
- a CDS encoding alpha/beta hydrolase, which codes for MKKLYIIAGVLLCALVIVPVIAGIVSGDRIEIPSSFKGNYITVQGEKIRCYQHGKGPDLLLIHGLPGCIEDWDPVFDSLAARYRVTAYDRPGHGFSSALKLEYTIQDNARFARGVINGMGLKNVIVVGHSYGGGIALALASLDPAGIKAFISIAGVCRAIDGVDPVFYLNRIPILGRGFAALAARLLGKGMVEEGFGDAFYPNGSLMTADFLVKRMTVFLQTKVIVTTSQEETRFSESVEELARSYKYIMKPVTVIHGESDRLVPFEDSVWLQKTVPPVKLIPLKNTGHMVQYAHPEIVIGAVDALSR
- a CDS encoding ATP-binding protein, which produces MPRTNVAPFNKYIHTDAALIAPVVREAIEYLRSLKEQGAALRVDEYYYALSLDEALTNAVQHGNMNDAGKKVHLTIVLRRSSLDIVVTDEGDGYDPEAVPDPRRPECFFKRNGRGIHILKNVACVEWNRKGNAVTIRF